The nucleotide window CCATAAGCCCTCCGCAATGCGGCTTTGAGATCTTCTGCACGCGAGACATGCACTCCCGCTTTCGTCCGATCCAGCAGCTCCTTGACCACGCCGCCGTCCTCGTACCCCATGGAGAGGATGGGCCGCTGCGCGGCCAGGTACTCGAAGAGCTTGCCGGTGTATACGCCCTTCTCCTCCGGATCGTTCCAGGTCAGAAGGAGCAGCAGCTGGGCCTTCCGCTGCTCCTCGACGGCCTCCCCGCGCGGGACCAGACCGCGGATCCGCACAACGTCCTGGAGCCGGTGCTTCTCGACCGCGCGGTGCAGCCAGTCCGCATCGAATCCGTAAAAATCGATCCGAAGATCCCCGGCATCCACCTCTCCTGCATCCACGAGCGCGCGCGCGGCTGCGAACAGGGGTTCCGGATCCCGTTTGCCCTGGTAGAGGTGGCCGGTATAGACGATACGAAACGTTCCATCCACCGGGGTGCCATGCGCCATGAGCTCGGGATCGAAGCCGTTGGGGATGGAGTAGACGCGCGCATCCGTGTGGAACCGCTTCAGTGTCTCCGCCAGCGGTTCCGATACGGTGGTGAGGGCGTCTGCGGCGGCCAGGGTCTTTCGCTCCAGCCGCCTCTCCAGCAGGATCCGCAGCTGCGT belongs to Methanomicrobiales archaeon and includes:
- a CDS encoding glycosyltransferase, with the protein product RNRIEKNRHLMRLVRLGTDFVFYPDEFGLWRENAFEDGTQLLESGEFDAIISSSRPVSAHLIAHQLKEKYGVPWIADLRDLWTQNHYYPDAHTQLRILLERRLERKTLAAADALTTVSEPLAETLKRFHTDARVYSIPNGFDPELMAHGTPVDGTFRIVYTGHLYQGKRDPEPLFAAARALVDAGEVDAGDLRIDFYGFDADWLHRAVEKHRLQDVVRIRGLVPRGEAVEEQRKAQLLLLLTWNDPEEKGVYTGKLFEYLAAQRPILSMGYEDGGVVKELLDRTKAGVHVSRAEDLKAALRRAYGEYKARGIVAYHGRLPEIRKYSHEEMAKKFAAVLDSIAAT